One Mycobacterium kubicae genomic window carries:
- the menD gene encoding 2-succinyl-5-enolpyruvyl-6-hydroxy-3-cyclohexene-1-carboxylic-acid synthase: protein MNPSTTQARVVVDELIRGGVRDVVLCPGSRNAPLAFALQDADRAGRLRLHVRIDERTAGYLAIGLAIGADAPVCVAMTSGTAVANLGPAVVEANYARVPLIVLSANRPYELLGTGANQTMEQLGYFGSQVRATISLGLAEDAVERLPALNATWRSATCRVLVAAMGSRTANAGPVQFDIPLREPLVPGPEPHGAAVPPGRPDGKPWTYTPPVTFDQPLDIDLSPDTVVIAGHGAGVHPNLAELPTVAEPTAPAPQTPLHPLALPLLRPQQVIMLGRPTLHRPVSKLLADSELPVYALTTGPRWPDVSGNSQATGTRAVTSGAPNPAWLQRCAELNRHAVAAVRGQLAAHPLTTGLHVAAAVADGLRPGDQLVLGASNPVRDAALVGLNNPRVKVRSNRGVAGIDGTVSTAIGAALAHERTGDSEHPPRTIALIGDLTFVHDSSGLLIGPTEPIPRDLTIVVSNDNGGGIFELLEQGDPRFSDVSQRIFGTPHDVDVGALCRAYHVESRQIEVDELPTAFDERGAGLRVLEVKADRSSLRQLHASIKAAL, encoded by the coding sequence ATGAACCCCTCGACGACACAGGCCCGCGTCGTCGTCGACGAACTGATCCGCGGCGGCGTCCGCGACGTGGTGCTGTGCCCGGGCTCCCGCAACGCGCCGCTGGCGTTCGCCCTGCAGGACGCAGACCGGGCCGGCCGCCTGCGCCTGCATGTGCGCATCGACGAACGCACCGCCGGCTATCTGGCCATCGGGCTGGCCATCGGAGCCGACGCGCCGGTGTGTGTCGCGATGACCTCGGGGACCGCCGTGGCAAACCTCGGACCCGCCGTGGTGGAGGCCAACTATGCCCGCGTGCCGCTGATCGTGCTCTCGGCCAACCGGCCCTACGAATTGCTGGGCACCGGCGCCAACCAGACCATGGAACAGCTCGGCTACTTCGGCTCCCAGGTCCGCGCCACCATCAGCCTGGGCCTGGCCGAGGACGCTGTCGAACGGTTGCCCGCGCTGAACGCGACCTGGCGGTCGGCCACGTGCCGAGTGTTGGTGGCGGCCATGGGTTCTCGTACCGCCAACGCCGGCCCGGTGCAGTTCGACATCCCGCTGCGCGAACCGTTGGTGCCCGGCCCCGAACCGCACGGTGCCGCCGTCCCGCCGGGACGCCCCGACGGCAAGCCGTGGACCTACACCCCGCCGGTCACCTTCGACCAGCCGCTGGACATCGACCTGTCGCCGGACACCGTCGTCATCGCCGGGCACGGCGCCGGCGTGCACCCCAACCTGGCGGAGTTGCCGACGGTCGCCGAACCAACCGCGCCGGCACCGCAGACTCCGCTGCACCCGCTGGCGCTGCCGCTGCTGCGGCCCCAACAGGTGATCATGCTGGGTCGGCCCACCCTGCACCGTCCGGTATCCAAGCTGCTCGCCGACTCCGAGCTGCCGGTGTACGCGCTGACCACGGGCCCGCGCTGGCCCGACGTCTCGGGCAACTCCCAGGCCACCGGGACCCGTGCCGTCACCTCGGGTGCACCGAACCCGGCGTGGCTGCAGCGTTGCGCCGAACTCAACCGGCACGCGGTCGCCGCGGTACGCGGCCAACTCGCCGCGCATCCGCTCACCACCGGACTGCACGTGGCCGCGGCCGTCGCCGACGGGCTGCGACCCGGCGACCAGCTGGTGCTCGGCGCGTCCAACCCGGTCCGCGACGCTGCGCTGGTCGGCCTGAACAACCCCAGGGTCAAGGTCCGATCCAACCGCGGGGTGGCCGGTATCGACGGCACCGTGTCCACCGCCATCGGCGCGGCCCTGGCCCACGAGCGCACCGGTGACTCGGAGCACCCGCCGCGCACCATCGCGCTGATCGGCGATCTGACCTTCGTCCACGACAGCTCGGGCTTGTTGATCGGTCCCACCGAACCCATCCCGCGCGACTTGACCATCGTGGTCTCCAACGACAACGGCGGTGGCATCTTCGAACTGCTCGAGCAGGGTGACCCGCGCTTCTCCGATGTGTCCCAGCGCATCTTCGGCACCCCGCATGACGTGGACGTCGGCGCGCTGTGTCGCGCCTACCACGTGGAGAGCCGACAGATCGAGGTCGACGAACTACCCACCGCTTTCGACGAACGCGGCGCCGGCCTACGGGTGCTGGAGGTCAAGGCCGACCGCTCCTCGCTGCGCCAGCTGCACGCGTCCATCAAGGCCGCTTTGTGA
- a CDS encoding DUF3592 domain-containing protein, producing the protein MTSVKRLWRILIHGTSEEMPQTRSRIVVRWVRIAVLIVTVLVTLQSVLLVAGAWRNDLAIDRNMGVAQAEVLSAGPRRSTIEFVTPDRVTYRPELGVLYPSELATGMRIYVEYNKRDPNLVRVQHRNAGLSIIPAGSIAVVAWLTAAIALVGLALLDKRLTR; encoded by the coding sequence GTGACATCGGTAAAAAGGCTGTGGCGCATCCTCATTCACGGAACCAGCGAGGAGATGCCACAAACCCGCTCGCGGATCGTGGTGCGCTGGGTGCGCATCGCGGTGTTGATCGTGACGGTCCTGGTCACCTTGCAGTCGGTGCTGCTGGTGGCCGGGGCCTGGCGCAACGACTTGGCCATCGACCGCAACATGGGCGTCGCGCAGGCCGAGGTGCTCAGCGCCGGACCGCGACGTTCCACCATCGAGTTCGTCACCCCCGATCGCGTCACCTACCGGCCCGAACTCGGTGTGCTGTATCCCTCCGAGCTGGCGACCGGGATGCGGATCTACGTCGAATACAACAAGAGAGACCCCAACCTGGTTCGCGTGCAGCACCGCAACGCCGGGCTGTCGATCATCCCCGCCGGGTCGATCGCGGTGGTGGCCTGGCTGACGGCCGCGATCGCGCTGGTGGGACTGGCGCTGCTGGATAAGCGGCTGACGCGTTGA
- a CDS encoding glycosyltransferase family 4 protein, with amino-acid sequence MRVAIVAESFLPQVNGVSNSVVRVLEHLRRTGHEALVIAPDAPPGEPRADRLHDGVRVHRTPSRMFPKVTTLPLGVPTPRLLGVLRGFDPDVMHLASPALLGYGGVRAARRLGVPTVAVYQTDVPGFAASYGIGVTTRAAWAWFRHLHNLADRNLAPSTPTMEVLAAQRIPRLHRWGRGVDLIRYVPSARDEALRQHWSPQGKPIVGFVGRLAPEKHVERLAVLAARDAVQLVIVGDGVDQRKLQKAMPNAVFTGALYGQELATAYASMDVFVHPGEHETFCQVVQEALASGLPVIAPDAGGPRDLVTPQRTGLLLPVAEFEARLPAAVDHLIAQRHRYSVAARRSVLGRSWSAICDELLGHYDAVVSEPRRTGMLRRYA; translated from the coding sequence GTGCGCGTTGCGATTGTCGCCGAATCCTTCCTCCCGCAGGTCAACGGCGTCAGTAACTCGGTGGTCCGGGTGCTCGAGCACCTGCGACGCACCGGGCATGAAGCCCTCGTCATCGCCCCCGACGCGCCGCCGGGGGAGCCGCGCGCCGACCGCCTGCACGACGGGGTCCGGGTTCACCGCACCCCGTCGCGGATGTTCCCGAAGGTCACCACGCTCCCGCTGGGGGTGCCCACCCCGCGACTGCTCGGCGTGCTGCGCGGCTTCGATCCCGACGTCATGCATCTGGCGTCCCCGGCGCTGCTCGGCTACGGCGGCGTGCGCGCCGCGCGCCGCCTCGGGGTGCCGACGGTAGCGGTCTATCAGACCGACGTACCGGGATTCGCCGCGAGCTACGGCATCGGCGTGACGACGCGCGCGGCGTGGGCGTGGTTTCGCCATCTGCACAACCTCGCCGACCGCAATTTGGCGCCTTCCACTCCGACAATGGAAGTCCTTGCCGCCCAACGTATCCCGCGCCTGCATCGCTGGGGCCGCGGCGTCGACCTGATTCGGTATGTGCCGTCGGCCCGCGATGAAGCGCTGCGGCAGCACTGGTCGCCGCAGGGCAAGCCGATCGTCGGTTTCGTCGGCCGGCTGGCCCCGGAGAAGCACGTGGAACGACTCGCGGTGCTGGCGGCCCGGGATGCGGTGCAGCTGGTCATCGTCGGTGACGGTGTCGATCAGCGCAAACTCCAAAAGGCCATGCCCAACGCCGTTTTCACCGGCGCGCTATACGGCCAGGAACTGGCCACCGCCTACGCCAGCATGGACGTCTTCGTCCACCCCGGGGAACACGAGACCTTCTGCCAGGTGGTGCAGGAGGCGCTGGCGTCGGGGTTGCCGGTGATCGCACCGGACGCGGGCGGCCCGCGCGACCTCGTCACCCCGCAACGCACCGGGTTGTTGTTGCCGGTCGCCGAATTCGAGGCGCGCCTTCCGGCCGCGGTCGACCATTTGATCGCTCAACGCCACCGGTATTCGGTAGCGGCGCGTCGTAGCGTGCTGGGCCGCAGCTGGTCGGCTATCTGCGACGAGCTACTCGGCCACTACGACGCCGTGGTCAGCGAGCCCCGGCGCACCGGCATGTTGCGCCGCTACGCCTAG
- a CDS encoding IS110 family transposase, with protein MSFNGTSVGLDVHALSVVAHAVDEQTGRVERARLCPDHGEILDWLHRLRGPVRVAYEAGPTGFGLARALADAQIDCVVAAPSKLIRPAGDRVKTDARDAAHLTRLLRLDEITAVTVPDVEVEAVRDLVRAREDARADLMRVRHRLSKLLLRQGRVYSGGQAWTGVHETWLRRQRFDDVHTAAAFDHHFDAVLTATAARNRLDEQIVMVAASPRWADPVNRLGCLRGISALTGLALAVEIGDWTRFTGASIGAYVGLVPTEYSSGTSRVQGSITKAGNAHVRRLLIESAWHHRAGYRTPGPTMRARWAKVDPALKDRGHAGNRRLHQQWCRFNERKKPHVVANVAVARQLAGWCWSLATLT; from the coding sequence GTGAGTTTCAACGGTACGAGTGTCGGGTTGGACGTGCACGCGCTTTCGGTGGTTGCTCATGCCGTCGATGAACAGACGGGTCGAGTCGAACGGGCGCGGTTGTGTCCTGATCACGGTGAGATCTTGGATTGGTTGCACCGGTTGCGAGGCCCGGTGCGAGTGGCCTATGAGGCCGGGCCAACGGGGTTTGGTCTGGCACGAGCTCTAGCGGATGCCCAGATCGACTGCGTGGTCGCCGCGCCATCGAAGCTGATCCGCCCGGCCGGGGATCGGGTCAAGACCGATGCTCGTGATGCTGCGCATCTGACCAGGTTGCTGCGGTTGGATGAGATCACTGCGGTTACGGTGCCCGACGTTGAGGTCGAGGCGGTGCGAGATTTGGTTCGTGCTCGCGAGGACGCCCGTGCGGATCTGATGCGTGTTCGGCACCGGTTGTCGAAGCTGTTGCTGCGCCAAGGCCGGGTCTACTCAGGTGGTCAGGCCTGGACCGGAGTGCACGAAACGTGGCTTAGGCGCCAACGATTCGACGATGTCCACACCGCGGCGGCGTTTGATCATCACTTTGACGCGGTGCTCACCGCTACCGCGGCCAGGAACCGTCTCGACGAGCAGATCGTCATGGTCGCGGCCTCACCGCGCTGGGCCGATCCGGTCAACCGGCTGGGCTGCCTACGCGGGATCTCGGCGTTGACTGGTCTGGCCTTAGCCGTAGAAATCGGGGACTGGACCCGATTCACCGGTGCCTCGATCGGCGCCTACGTCGGTCTGGTGCCCACCGAGTACTCCTCGGGGACTTCACGGGTCCAGGGTTCGATCACCAAGGCTGGCAACGCCCACGTCCGCAGACTGCTGATCGAATCGGCCTGGCACCACCGCGCCGGCTACCGCACCCCCGGTCCGACGATGCGGGCCCGATGGGCCAAGGTCGACCCAGCGCTCAAGGACCGCGGGCACGCCGGAAACCGCCGTTTACATCAGCAGTGGTGCCGGTTCAATGAGCGCAAGAAGCCCCACGTCGTGGCCAACGTCGCGGTCGCTCGTCAACTGGCCGGTTGGTGTTGGTCGCTGGCCACGCTGACATAA
- a CDS encoding DUF6262 family protein, with the protein MTTNTTHALDAMIDGRRADSTRRRQRVLSALEVAIKDGAELSATSIAQRAGVDRTFLYRHRDLLERIHAAATQPPDKSEIGHQVTRASLQADLLAAQHRCTRMAARTQQLEIRLSELLGEQAWRASGLGAPTDIEQLQQRIVTLEQQIVELRLQLEERDQDLTAARAANRELMAQLNLSQPTG; encoded by the coding sequence ATGACCACCAACACCACCCATGCCCTCGACGCGATGATCGACGGACGACGAGCCGACTCCACCAGACGCCGCCAACGCGTCCTTTCCGCCCTCGAGGTCGCCATCAAAGACGGCGCAGAACTCAGCGCCACCAGCATCGCTCAACGCGCCGGAGTCGACCGCACCTTCCTATACCGCCACCGCGACCTGCTCGAACGCATCCACGCCGCTGCAACCCAGCCACCAGACAAATCCGAGATCGGTCACCAGGTCACCCGTGCCTCACTGCAGGCCGACTTGCTCGCCGCCCAGCACCGCTGCACCCGCATGGCCGCACGCACCCAACAACTCGAGATCCGTCTGTCTGAACTGCTCGGCGAACAAGCATGGCGCGCAAGCGGACTCGGCGCGCCAACCGACATCGAGCAACTTCAGCAACGCATCGTCACGCTCGAACAACAAATCGTCGAGCTACGGCTGCAACTCGAAGAACGCGACCAAGACCTCACCGCCGCCCGCGCCGCCAACCGCGAACTTATGGCCCAGCTCAACCTCTCCCAGCCGACCGGCTGA
- a CDS encoding tyrosine-type recombinase/integrase, giving the protein MSAVTMPTAAIVAGRVHVFADPAGIDRHAASITVVIDPAFLAEAGWDAARKVLSFAPEHPLLGRPVCRASGCLTSAPAATRICASCRRRLAEHGLGDDEIASLPPRGRERMGRGPDACVVDGCRREWESASSGLCHAHAEQLRALPVADVDEFRAHRQTRPLPPCPPCAVAACTRQRRHPDGLYCEAHQQRLRTVRARDPHLDEIVWRATEPAIGRGGEVSLRGLTPLVVAELLVGLQQRCRINAVKTDEAVLRAFCNDLLGQQVGSIADYVIGDGRGLEFTGLVNCLIGHARRALSSPETEVAQDEWDLAVFGHHGTVSFTGISQSWLREAAKRWAADDLPKRRVRAGRRTSAGLAVRHYIGCLVRLSESLRMREDRGEHPAALGRTDMEAFLHRLAYLESVGQISGDARIRACREVRAVLTRIRAMGLTRPGGIAAGLGEDFVIGQADVPVEPEPGEPNRDLPPEIMKQLCEHLDELTSSEMRTAVELAIDTGRRPEEICELDFDCLTRDDDGQPVLIYDNHKANRLARRLPISEQTAAVILAQQQQVRNRYPNTPIGELKLLPTDRRNPGGRRAITGFSLAFAHRTWVDRLPVLRNADGVEYDKSKVVLYAYRHSYAQRHADAGVPIEVLRELMSHRKLDTTSCYYRIGETRRREAVDRVTAMQFDRHGNRIWRQAQALLDSEHARRAVGEVAVPFGVCAEPSNVKAGGGACPFRFRCAGCDHFRTDVSYLPDLRAYLDDLLRTRERLLATTDLDDWARVEAMPSEEEIRRIRRLIDQIRNGLGELEPEQRQQLQQAVTVVRRHRSVMLGMPRTRQILPDLRPERTP; this is encoded by the coding sequence GTGAGCGCCGTGACGATGCCGACGGCTGCGATCGTCGCCGGCAGAGTGCACGTGTTCGCCGATCCAGCAGGAATCGACCGGCACGCTGCGTCGATCACCGTGGTGATCGATCCCGCGTTCCTCGCCGAAGCCGGCTGGGACGCGGCGCGAAAGGTGCTGTCGTTCGCACCGGAGCATCCGCTGCTGGGACGCCCGGTCTGCCGCGCGTCGGGCTGTTTGACATCCGCGCCGGCAGCGACGCGGATCTGCGCCTCGTGCCGGCGTCGGCTTGCCGAACACGGGCTCGGTGACGACGAGATCGCCTCGCTTCCGCCGCGGGGTCGCGAACGAATGGGGCGCGGGCCGGATGCTTGTGTCGTCGACGGTTGTCGACGCGAGTGGGAATCGGCGAGTTCCGGGCTGTGTCACGCCCACGCAGAACAGCTGCGCGCCTTGCCGGTTGCCGATGTCGACGAGTTCCGTGCTCACCGGCAAACCAGGCCGCTTCCGCCGTGTCCGCCGTGCGCGGTGGCCGCCTGCACTCGCCAGCGGCGCCATCCCGACGGTCTGTACTGTGAGGCGCACCAGCAGCGGCTGCGCACCGTCCGCGCACGTGACCCACATTTAGATGAAATCGTCTGGCGGGCAACCGAACCAGCGATCGGTCGCGGCGGCGAGGTTAGTCTGCGGGGCCTGACGCCGCTGGTGGTCGCTGAATTGCTGGTGGGCTTGCAGCAGCGCTGCCGGATCAACGCGGTCAAGACCGACGAGGCCGTGCTGCGCGCGTTCTGTAACGACTTGCTGGGCCAGCAGGTGGGGTCGATCGCCGACTATGTCATCGGTGACGGCCGGGGCCTGGAGTTCACCGGGCTGGTCAACTGCCTGATCGGTCATGCTCGGCGCGCCTTGTCGAGCCCGGAAACCGAAGTCGCCCAGGACGAATGGGACCTGGCGGTGTTTGGGCATCACGGCACGGTGTCGTTTACCGGCATCAGCCAGTCCTGGCTGCGGGAGGCCGCCAAGCGGTGGGCCGCCGATGACCTGCCGAAACGACGTGTCCGAGCCGGGCGGCGCACCAGCGCCGGCCTGGCCGTGCGCCACTACATCGGCTGCCTGGTGCGGTTGTCAGAGTCGCTGCGCATGCGCGAGGACCGCGGCGAACACCCAGCGGCGTTGGGACGCACCGATATGGAGGCGTTCCTGCACCGGCTGGCCTACCTTGAATCGGTCGGTCAGATCAGTGGCGATGCCCGGATCCGGGCCTGCCGCGAGGTTCGTGCCGTGCTCACCCGCATCCGGGCGATGGGGCTGACGCGGCCCGGCGGCATCGCCGCCGGGCTGGGCGAGGACTTTGTGATTGGGCAGGCGGACGTGCCTGTCGAACCCGAACCGGGCGAACCCAACCGGGACCTGCCGCCGGAAATCATGAAGCAGTTATGCGAACACCTGGATGAACTGACCTCATCAGAGATGCGCACCGCGGTCGAGTTGGCCATCGACACCGGCCGCCGTCCCGAAGAGATCTGCGAGCTGGACTTCGACTGCCTGACCCGAGACGACGACGGACAGCCCGTGCTGATCTACGACAACCATAAGGCCAACCGGCTCGCACGACGCCTGCCGATCAGCGAGCAGACCGCCGCCGTAATACTCGCCCAGCAGCAACAAGTCCGGAACCGCTACCCAAACACTCCGATCGGCGAGCTCAAGCTGCTGCCCACCGACCGGCGCAACCCCGGCGGACGCCGCGCGATCACCGGCTTTTCTCTCGCGTTCGCCCACCGCACCTGGGTCGACCGACTGCCGGTGCTGCGCAACGCCGATGGTGTCGAATATGACAAGAGCAAGGTGGTGCTCTACGCCTACCGGCACAGTTACGCCCAACGCCACGCTGACGCCGGCGTCCCCATCGAGGTGTTGCGTGAGCTGATGTCGCACCGCAAACTCGACACCACCAGCTGCTACTACCGCATCGGCGAAACCCGCCGCCGTGAAGCCGTCGATCGCGTCACCGCGATGCAGTTCGACCGGCATGGCAACCGCATCTGGCGGCAAGCCCAAGCATTGTTGGACTCCGAACACGCCCGTCGCGCCGTCGGCGAGGTCGCGGTTCCATTCGGTGTCTGCGCCGAACCGTCCAACGTCAAGGCCGGCGGCGGTGCCTGTCCGTTCCGGTTCCGCTGCGCTGGATGCGACCACTTCCGCACCGACGTCTCCTATCTGCCCGACCTGCGCGCCTACCTCGACGACCTGCTGCGCACCCGGGAACGCCTGCTCGCCACCACCGACCTCGATGACTGGGCCCGCGTCGAGGCGATGCCCTCCGAGGAGGAAATCCGCCGCATCCGCCGCCTGATCGACCAGATCAGAAACGGGCTCGGCGAACTCGAACCCGAACAGCGACAACAACTTCAACAAGCCGTCACCGTCGTGCGCCGACACCGCAGCGTCATGCTCGGCATGCCTCGCACCCGCCAAATCCTGCCCGACCTGCGCCCAGAGAGAACCCCATGA
- a CDS encoding tyrosine-type recombinase/integrase produces MRAFLVRLPSGARYWTVLDEDLAVVAEADAFLRHVRFGRDGSELTTRSYAGAIALFLRWCVRTGRHWHDGVAALGLFITWLRHAGPQSSGVEVVAGGQVLAGPGVEPVRGARRINGVLTAVRGFVAHAVASGQAPGELMPLIYELADERDLPAQARGEEHRMAWRMRARHRLHEPEAMVDRASDAEIVALLRACQSARDRLIVLLMARAGLRRGELCGLRRSDVHLLADSRLLGCEIPRAHLHVVRRENPNGAWAKSRRQRVVPLDFLAVQLFDVYEFERFAVPRAAESDLLLVNLFREPIGAPMRPDTINELITACARRARIEHMTPHRLRHAFGSNLADAGAGLDEIAALLGHAAMSSSQVYLHPDPARLREAVDRVRSPRELAGTDG; encoded by the coding sequence GTGCGGGCGTTTCTGGTGAGGTTGCCGTCCGGGGCGAGGTACTGGACGGTGCTGGATGAGGATTTGGCGGTGGTGGCCGAAGCGGATGCGTTCTTGCGGCATGTCCGATTCGGCCGTGACGGTTCGGAGTTGACCACAAGGTCATATGCGGGCGCCATCGCATTGTTTCTGCGCTGGTGTGTTCGCACCGGCCGGCATTGGCATGACGGGGTGGCGGCGCTGGGGCTGTTCATCACCTGGCTGCGTCACGCGGGGCCGCAGTCCAGCGGTGTCGAGGTCGTGGCGGGTGGGCAGGTGCTGGCTGGTCCGGGCGTTGAGCCGGTGCGTGGGGCGCGGCGGATCAACGGTGTGCTGACCGCGGTGCGGGGCTTCGTCGCTCACGCGGTGGCATCCGGTCAGGCGCCTGGCGAGCTGATGCCGTTGATCTATGAGCTGGCCGACGAGCGTGACCTGCCCGCGCAGGCCCGCGGTGAGGAACATCGGATGGCCTGGCGGATGCGGGCGCGGCATCGGTTGCACGAGCCAGAGGCGATGGTGGACCGGGCCAGCGATGCCGAGATCGTGGCGCTGCTGCGGGCCTGCCAGTCGGCGCGGGACAGGCTGATCGTGCTGTTGATGGCCAGGGCCGGGCTGCGGCGCGGCGAGTTGTGTGGCCTACGGCGCTCGGACGTTCACCTGTTGGCCGACTCACGTCTGCTGGGCTGTGAAATCCCGCGAGCGCACCTGCATGTGGTGCGGCGGGAGAATCCGAACGGCGCGTGGGCCAAATCGCGTCGCCAACGCGTGGTGCCGCTGGATTTTCTGGCGGTTCAGCTGTTCGATGTCTACGAGTTCGAGCGGTTTGCGGTGCCGCGGGCGGCTGAGTCGGATTTGTTGTTGGTCAACCTGTTTCGCGAGCCGATCGGCGCACCGATGCGCCCGGATACGATTAATGAATTGATCACCGCCTGCGCGCGGCGGGCCAGAATCGAGCATATGACGCCGCATCGGCTGCGGCATGCGTTCGGCAGTAACCTTGCCGACGCCGGTGCCGGTCTGGACGAGATCGCCGCCCTGCTGGGGCATGCGGCGATGAGTTCGTCGCAGGTCTATCTGCATCCCGACCCGGCCCGGTTGCGTGAGGCCGTCGACCGGGTCCGCAGTCCCCGCGAGCTTGCCGGGACGGACGGGTGA
- a CDS encoding IS481 family transposase, whose amino-acid sequence MVHANAVLTPRGRLMLARRVVDEGWPIVRAAEHFHVSWPTAKRWAVRYAAMGEAGMTDRSSRPHHSPNRTPPPVVRRIVELRWRHRLSPLAIASRLSMPASTVHAVLVRCRLNRLSYIDLRTGEVIRRYEHDRPGALLHVDVKKLGNIPDGGGWRFVGRAQGWQNRRSMPDTKRSRYRNELMGHGFVHTVIDDHSRVAYAEIHDDETAATAIAVLRRAVGWFAVRGVTVQRVLSDNGSCYRSHAWRHACAELHIVPKRTRPYRPQTNGKIERFHRTMTAEWAFARHYPNERTRRSALPAWLHTYNHHRHFLGLAALLCDVA is encoded by the coding sequence GTGGTCCACGCTAACGCTGTTTTGACGCCTCGGGGTCGGTTGATGCTGGCTCGTCGTGTCGTTGATGAGGGATGGCCGATCGTGCGGGCCGCTGAACATTTCCATGTGTCGTGGCCGACCGCTAAACGTTGGGCGGTGCGGTATGCGGCGATGGGCGAGGCCGGGATGACCGATCGCTCTAGCCGACCCCATCACAGCCCTAACCGCACACCGCCGCCGGTCGTGCGCCGCATCGTGGAGCTGCGGTGGCGACATCGCCTCTCACCGCTGGCGATCGCGTCGCGGTTGTCGATGCCGGCCTCCACAGTGCACGCCGTTCTGGTGCGGTGCCGACTGAATCGCCTGTCGTACATCGATCTTCGCACTGGAGAGGTCATTCGTCGCTATGAACACGATCGCCCCGGTGCGCTCCTCCACGTCGATGTGAAGAAATTGGGCAACATCCCCGACGGCGGCGGCTGGCGATTTGTGGGACGAGCGCAAGGATGGCAGAACCGACGTTCGATGCCCGACACCAAACGCAGTCGTTACCGCAACGAATTGATGGGGCATGGCTTCGTGCACACCGTAATCGATGACCACTCGCGGGTGGCCTACGCCGAAATCCACGACGACGAAACTGCGGCCACCGCGATCGCGGTGTTGCGCCGCGCTGTGGGCTGGTTCGCCGTGCGCGGAGTGACGGTGCAACGTGTGCTCTCCGACAATGGCTCGTGCTACCGCTCCCATGCCTGGCGCCACGCCTGTGCTGAGCTGCACATCGTGCCTAAACGGACCCGCCCCTACCGGCCTCAGACCAACGGCAAAATCGAGCGCTTTCACCGCACCATGACCGCCGAATGGGCCTTCGCCCGTCACTACCCCAACGAACGCACCCGCCGCTCAGCTCTACCGGCGTGGCTACACACCTACAATCACCACCGGCATTTTCTGGGGTTAGCTGCCCTGTTGTGTGACGTTGCGTAA
- a CDS encoding SDR family oxidoreductase, producing the protein MSGKVWFITGTSRGFGREWTIAALQRGDQVAATARNTATLDDLVERFGEAILPIQLDVTDRAADFAAVKQAHDHFGRLDIVVNNAGYGQFGFIEELSEQEARDQIETNVFGALWITQAALPYLRAQRSGHIIQVSSIGGISAFPDVGIYHASKWALEGFSQALAQEVADFGVHVTLIEPGGFSTDWSGSSSKRAERLPDYAEVHAKQDEWRNQRWAKPGDPAASATALLKVVDADEPPLRVFFGSGPLQLAKDDYESRLRTWEQWQPVSELAQG; encoded by the coding sequence GTGAGCGGAAAAGTTTGGTTCATCACCGGTACATCACGCGGTTTCGGGCGCGAGTGGACGATCGCCGCACTGCAGCGGGGCGACCAGGTCGCCGCCACGGCACGCAACACCGCAACGTTGGACGACCTGGTCGAGCGGTTCGGCGAGGCGATCCTGCCCATCCAGTTGGACGTCACCGATCGGGCAGCGGATTTCGCGGCGGTCAAGCAGGCCCACGACCACTTCGGGCGGCTGGACATCGTCGTCAACAACGCCGGCTACGGCCAGTTCGGTTTCATCGAGGAGCTCTCCGAGCAGGAGGCGCGCGATCAGATCGAAACCAACGTCTTCGGCGCGTTGTGGATCACCCAGGCCGCGTTGCCCTACCTGCGCGCGCAGCGCAGTGGGCACATCATCCAGGTGTCCTCGATCGGCGGGATCTCCGCCTTCCCCGACGTCGGCATCTACCACGCGTCCAAGTGGGCGCTGGAGGGCTTCTCCCAGGCGCTCGCGCAGGAGGTGGCCGACTTCGGCGTGCACGTCACGCTGATCGAGCCGGGCGGGTTCTCCACCGACTGGAGCGGGTCGTCGTCCAAGCGCGCCGAGCGTTTGCCCGACTACGCAGAAGTGCACGCCAAGCAGGACGAATGGCGCAATCAGCGCTGGGCCAAGCCGGGGGACCCGGCGGCGTCGGCGACCGCGCTGCTCAAGGTCGTCGACGCCGACGAACCGCCGCTGCGGGTGTTCTTCGGCTCCGGCCCGCTGCAGCTGGCCAAGGACGACTACGAAAGCCGGCTGCGCACCTGGGAGCAGTGGCAGCCCGTCTCCGAGTTGGCGCAGGGCTAG